In Candidatus Neomarinimicrobiota bacterium, the following proteins share a genomic window:
- a CDS encoding NAD+ synthase has product MKSDLNLVIAQVNPTVGALQANADHALAIMEKMEASGKDLLVFPEMFIPGYPAQDLILEKYFIRENQKMVDKLAAASGEMLTLIGAIHYDGTDTYNGVAVLQHGKLVQWVNKSLLPTYDVFDEWRYFKPGRDNEPVSITFRNGETLRLGIHVCEDLWDENIDYKICDILGDMGVDLFINLSASPFVTNKYIERSKLILNKIEKYNKPYIYVNLVGGQDQLVFDGMSMVANENADWVHICPQFKESISEVILPATSTTSNSVELPDILKEEQVFKGLVLGVHDYFSKTGHSKAVLGLSGGIDSAVTAAIAVEALGAKNVLGIAMPSKYSSDHSVKDAEILAMNLGMEYLNVPIGTIFDGFQSTYTQILGAPLSGLPEENLQARIRGNILMSFSNKDGSLLLTTGNKTEIALGYCTLYGDMSGGLAVISDIGKSMVYRLANYYNQINNTDLIPQNTITKEPSAELRDNQVDPFDYEVVGPLVNAIIEEHSDLSTLISKGWDKKLVKDLLHKVRMNEYKRQQMPPGIRVSSKAFGIGRRMPIVNHYRQDK; this is encoded by the coding sequence ATGAAAAGTGATCTTAATTTGGTAATCGCTCAGGTCAATCCCACTGTAGGTGCCTTACAGGCCAATGCTGACCACGCATTAGCAATCATGGAGAAGATGGAAGCCTCAGGCAAGGATTTGCTGGTTTTTCCTGAAATGTTTATCCCTGGATATCCAGCGCAAGATCTCATCCTTGAAAAATATTTTATTCGCGAAAACCAAAAGATGGTGGACAAACTTGCTGCTGCATCAGGTGAAATGCTGACGCTCATTGGTGCAATTCACTATGATGGAACAGATACCTATAATGGTGTCGCCGTTCTTCAGCATGGGAAACTTGTTCAATGGGTAAATAAATCACTATTGCCAACATACGATGTCTTTGATGAATGGCGCTATTTTAAACCTGGTCGTGACAATGAACCAGTCTCCATTACCTTCAGAAATGGTGAAACCCTCCGTTTGGGTATACATGTTTGTGAAGATTTGTGGGATGAAAACATAGACTATAAGATTTGTGATATCCTCGGTGATATGGGAGTTGATCTGTTTATTAATCTATCAGCTTCACCCTTTGTAACCAATAAGTACATTGAACGTAGTAAGCTGATACTCAATAAGATAGAGAAATATAATAAACCATATATTTATGTCAATTTAGTGGGTGGACAAGATCAGCTTGTATTTGATGGTATGTCAATGGTTGCCAATGAAAATGCAGACTGGGTGCACATTTGTCCTCAATTCAAGGAAAGTATCAGTGAAGTAATTCTACCCGCCACTTCCACAACGAGCAATTCAGTTGAGTTGCCTGATATTCTGAAAGAAGAACAAGTTTTCAAAGGTTTGGTCCTGGGTGTTCATGATTATTTTTCTAAAACCGGACATTCCAAGGCGGTCTTGGGCTTATCTGGCGGTATTGACTCTGCCGTAACTGCAGCTATTGCTGTGGAAGCACTTGGTGCAAAAAACGTTTTAGGCATTGCCATGCCTTCAAAGTATTCATCTGACCATAGTGTAAAAGATGCTGAAATACTTGCTATGAATCTTGGAATGGAGTATCTCAATGTTCCTATAGGCACCATTTTCGATGGATTCCAGAGCACATATACCCAAATTCTTGGTGCACCCCTCAGCGGTCTTCCGGAGGAGAACCTGCAGGCTAGAATTCGCGGAAATATCCTCATGAGCTTTTCAAATAAAGATGGCAGTTTGCTTCTAACCACTGGCAACAAGACTGAAATTGCTCTGGGGTATTGCACTCTGTATGGAGATATGTCAGGTGGATTGGCTGTGATAAGCGATATAGGCAAAAGTATGGTCTACAGATTGGCCAATTATTACAATCAAATCAACAATACTGACCTGATACCCCAAAATACCATCACTAAAGAACCCAGTGCGGAACTTCGTGACAACCAAGTCGATCCATTTGACTATGAGGTAGTTGGACCATTAGTAAATGCTATTATCGAAGAGCATTCTGATCTTTCGACGCTCATCTCCAAGGGATGGGATAAAAAGTTGGTCAAAGATCTCCTGCATAAAGTTCGTATGAATGAATATAAACGTCAACAAATGCCCCCAGGAATCCGCGTATCATCAAAAGCATTCGGTATTGGCCGTCGTATGCCAATTGTGAACCACTACCGGCAAGACAAATAA
- a CDS encoding TIGR00725 family protein yields MIKSETGKRIAIIGARDASPSGIQFAFDTGKLLAERGAIVYTGGGAGIMEAASKGAKAGGGIVVGILKDSDGLDANDYIDVPIMTGMGDLRNGIIIRSVHAAIAVEGAFGTLSEIAYTLGYGKPVIGYSSWDIKELEAVNNPDNAVKRIFELIGEKD; encoded by the coding sequence ATGATCAAATCCGAAACCGGAAAACGAATAGCCATCATTGGCGCAAGAGATGCAAGTCCATCTGGAATCCAATTCGCCTTTGACACAGGTAAACTTCTCGCAGAGAGAGGAGCTATTGTGTATACAGGGGGCGGTGCAGGAATCATGGAAGCGGCAAGCAAGGGTGCAAAAGCAGGGGGCGGTATTGTTGTGGGCATTCTTAAGGATTCTGATGGTCTCGATGCCAACGATTATATTGATGTTCCTATAATGACAGGAATGGGAGATCTCCGAAATGGTATCATCATCCGATCAGTTCACGCGGCCATCGCAGTCGAGGGTGCTTTCGGGACGCTTTCCGAAATAGCCTATACTCTGGGATATGGAAAACCTGTAATTGGGTATAGCTCATGGGATATCAAGGAATTAGAGGCAGTAAATAATCCAGACAATGCAGTAAAGCGCATATTCGAGTTGATCGGAGAGAAAGATTAA